The Epinephelus lanceolatus isolate andai-2023 chromosome 10, ASM4190304v1, whole genome shotgun sequence genomic sequence TGTGGCTTTTCTCCGGGTCCTCGAGCCAAAGGTaagaatgtgagtgtgaattgtGTCTGGctctgtgtcagctctgtgaaaTGAATAGCACTCTCACATCTGTATGTCAAATATGAAGTTATAGCCAGCAGATGGTTAGCACAGCTTAGCATAAAAAGTGGAAACAGCtcacctggctctgtccaaatgtaataaaatccACCTACTAACACCTCCAAAGCTCATTAACCAACACATTATACCATGTGACTTTAACGAGTCAAACAATGAAgtggaaaaacaaagatttgGGGTTTTACTGAGGGGTTTCCGGTCTTTATTAAAAGCTAAGTTCATTGgttgctggctgtagcttcatattcagCTGATGGTAGAGTCGCAAaattgaactgttcctttaattttttttttgttgaaaataGGAAAACACTGTATTACCTTAAGATGCACCAACTGTTCCCCTTCTTGTCTCTCATAAACCTTAATCTCATGGTTGATAATATCTGAAACATAAATAtacctgaaaaagaaaaagattccTGTTTCATTATTTTAGCATTGCAAATGAAACATGTTACTGTGCAAATACATTCAGTAAAACATGCATATTCAGTGACTGCTAAAATGAATTGAGAAAACCGTTTGTCAGGTGATATGTTGATGCCGTTCCCAGACAGGATGCCACTGGCTGCCACCCGCACTTCCTTTGGACTGTAGTACACCACATCACACCAGTGGAGACCCAGCAGCACAGTCACAAAGTGGAGCACCTCGTTGGTAAAGGAGTGATCGTTTGTGGCATAGAAGCTTTCCACTCCGACTGCAACAATGTCATTTACACTGAAAGACAAGATGAATCAGATAAAACGCCACAGAGACTGTGAGATGTAAAATGTGCGATACTGCGAAGGGTTAATATGTACATACCTGTGGAGTAATGGATGGGTGATGGTTTTTAGATGCACAAGCGTGTTCTCTTCAACAAAATGAAAGATCTCCACTTGGCTTTTGTGCTGAGGGTGGTTGACAACAAACAGGTACACAGAGTCATCTGCAAACAAAGAGCAATGTGCTGTGTGTCGTCATTATTCTCCTCCTTCACCTTTAGAATATGAAAATAATAGGTTGAATAAACATGACTTTCTGTTAGTGTTTGACTCGTGTTCTGTTATAACTGTTGAGTCATTGCAATTATATTATTATGTTTTACTTAAGGTTTACATCCGTAAGATTTCAGATTGATTTGACGACACTTGTGGTCACTATGGTAACAGCAACTGTGGTCTAACACTAGAAAGATTCtagaaaataactttttttccccctaattTTTGtagtcacatttttgatgagtGATTGCGGTCAACTGTAACCCCTGTGACAAGCACACTGCGTTTCCTGTGGgtccttcacaataaaagccaccCTGTGTTTGTCCAATTGATGTCTTTACATTTGAGGCAACATCAGGAGCATCAGGTTAACATCAGTAACTTAAGACAGCTTTAAGACTGGATTACATACTGCATTCCTGTGAATCAAATCCCCTGTATGTGTGAAGACTATTTTAACCCCTTGTGGGAATGGCAGACTCTGCCACTACCAATCAAAGCTACAATACCAGAGGAAATTACTGAATATAAATACACTAAATGAGTGCTGCTTAAGAAATGTAGGCCATAAATAATAGCTCAAATCTGGTttgatttttaatgaaattttatACATTCTAACTAAAAATTGTTTTCTTATTGTTCATTCCtattataatttgtttttccttattttatcatttttttaggGCTGTCAAAGTTACGCGTTTATGACGAGTTCATCAAATAACTTTTATTGCCACAATTTTTTTTGATGCACAGTTAATGTACGTACATTCTGTAATTATGACCTTTGGCCCACCTCGTAGTTTGGGGAATCAGGAAGCGATGAGGCAGTAACATTGTAGCTGGCAAGCAGAGACAGACCTCTGTGAGCAGAAATAGATTAAGAAAGATGTCTTTTAAATATCAAGTTCAGCTTAAAGCTCTGCTGATGGTTCTCTCGACAAGACCAAAGTTATTCACATGTATTGTTGATGTGAATCGAGTCACCACCTGAGTAGGTTGAGCTGCTTAAAAAAACAGGAGGTGTTTAGTTAACCTTTACAAGTGTAAAGTTGGACAAAACATTATGTTAGTATTACAAAGTTTAATGTCACATTCAGGTCATTATGTCCATCTGTTGTTGCTTGTTGGGCTGGAGTTTACCACGGTAAGCTTTCAGCATATTTTTTGAGCATGCAGAACCTTTGAGGTTATTCTGGAGAATATTCTGAACAGTCTTTGTGATGGTTTTGGATTGTTGCAGTaataataaacatttgtttgcatAAAACAAGCATATTTGTCAACTCCCATGTTGATTAGAGTATCAAAAACTTGaaaatatccctttaaggaaCATTTAGAACACATTAAAAATGTgctaataattacaataaaatattttaatcgattgacagccctaattatttttattatgttcTTCCCTATAAACCGCTTCTTAAAATTTGCTAAATCAAAAACTATTCTAAAAGAGCTAAGAAACCATGAATAAAAGAGTTTTTCCAGTGGCACAGTTTTAAAATCCAAAACCACTATATCTTCAGTCTATTTCCATATTTTTCTgggcaaaacacacacaaaaaaatcctccAAAGTCTGCTAAGTAATATAAATAAAACCCAAATTCTTACTTGCATATATGAATGCAGGTCTCCTCCatctatttttatcttcttttttttaaatgaaagtatATTGGGTTACCTCGTCACCAGTAAATTACAAACTAGTGCACATGAGTTTTGCTCACCAATCTGCTTTACCACAAAGGGCCGTATTACTGTATATGCTCAGGGCTTTGTTGCATGAGTCAATGAATTCGTTGCCAGGTACTTTCAAGGAAATCTGTGGTTGTACAGTAACTACCGGTTTCCCATTCTGGTCCTTGCTCTCTAATTTACTTATTATACGTATAACATTTTGCCTTATCATGCATCATGAGGTCCTGAAGGACAAGCGgagagcttttaactctggaaacaaggaggagctgaaggccgTGCAGAAGGAGCTACAGAGAAACATCAGGCGGGGAAAGGAAGGATTTAAaagatggaggaacagctgcagcagagcgacGTCAGCAGAGTCTGGAgaggtctgaaaaccatctcaggacacaaacaaccagactcccaggccagaggtgaccagaagtgggtgaatgatctgaatctgttcttcaatagatttgatcagtctgtccctcccctggcccagacatcacggctgcaacccccctcatcctcaccttcaccttcccccCCACCTACACTCCTGGCACACTGCTTCGACACCTCCCCCACCTCCGCTCCCCCGGACATCTCACCACCCCCCACCTCATCACCCCCACCCCCAAGCACACAGcccccctgctccagcttgtccttcactacctgtcaggtgagagaccagctgaggaggataaagatgaggaaggctgcgggtccagatggcatcagctccaggctcctgaagtcctgtgcagaccaactgtgcgggatagttgaaaccatcttcaacctgagcctgaggctgggaagagtaccacagctgtggaagacatcctgcgtggtacctgtgcccaagactccgcaccccaaggacttcagcagcgtcagaccggtggcattaacatcacacctcatgaagactctggagcgacccaggattgtgtatcggacttggttgtctgcagtatgggggccccgcaggggacggtgctggcaccgttcctcttcaccctctacactgcagacttttcataccacacccccacctgtcatctgcagaagttctctgacgacTCTGCCATCGTCGGtctcatcacagatggggacaACAGGaagtacagagaactgaaccaggactttgtggactggtgcctgaggaaccaccttcagatcaatGCGGGGAAAACGAAAGAGCTGATGGTGAATTTCCGcaggcgcagactcctccccccaacaccggtgaacattcagggaaaggacattgagatggtgacatcttataagtacctgggtgttcatcttaacaataaactggactggaccaatcacataacagcactgtacaggaaaggccaaagcagactctacctgctgaggcggttcaggtcttttggagtgcagggggcgctcctgaagaccttctttgacactgtggtggcatcagccatcttttacggagtagtctgctggggcagcagcgtctcggctgcagatagggagagactggacaagctgatcaagaaggccagctctgtcgtgggatgctctctggactctgtgcaggtggtgggagaaaggaggatgacagccaagctgtcatctctgaggactaatgactcccatcctctgcaggaggagataaaagttctggagagctccttcagccatagactgattcacccaaagtgtgtgaaggcaCACTAttgcaggtccttcctgcctgctgctgtcaggctacataaccagcactgctcacagtagactgcaccatggacactttactgacactttattgacactatggacactttatggacaccacagctgtctgctgttttgcacatacaatcacttgcactagatgtgctccctttatccactgctcattttttgctcattttcattcactgctgctcattattatccacttcctattattttcattattattattattattattgttattgttatttatcgccgtctcttgtatttttgtacttatttgcatgcctagttatttaagttttttaagtttaattttgaaatctttactctaactctttctccttgactgctgtaacactggaatttctcaattatgggatcaataaaggtgtatcttatcttatcttaacattttgcctttattgttcTTCAACAGAACAGAGCGAGCAGCAGAGACTCACTCCCAGTCTGTTTTATTTGGCATTACATCAGCGCTCACCATAACTATAGTGCCTTACAGACATCTTTTGATGTGAAGAAActggcattttgtttttgtttttactgtcttTTCCAGTCATTTTTCATACCATTTGGACAAAGACTTGTGTTTCCAGTGTTAAAGTATATACAGGAAACTGgttgtttaaatgttaaaaatgacaAGGAGCATCAGCATTCATAACCTATCATCTAAAAGATACCCTTTGGGACcagtatactgtatattttaacCTCAGACTATTCAACATCTTACTTGTTGAATGACTTGTGTAATAGCTGAATTGAAAAATAAGATATTTTACGGGAAACAAGAAGCACATGAGAGGGTATGATTAAAGTCATATGCCTTCACAACAATCAGTGAGAGGTATGTAAGATGtcaatattttttaatcattttcttCAAATTAATTGTGATATTTGAATGAAGTAATTTTCTCTGTTCTATAGTAGAGATGTTGCACTGTTGTACTTTACCTGCTTCATCAATGTACACACTGATGCCATGTGGGTTGAAATCAGTGAAGTCCAGCTCTCCTTTGATTTGCAGCTCAACTGGAGTTGGTTTCGGGTGCAGCAGATCCATAATGTAGATTTTCCCTGGTTCATCGGAGAATGAAGGTAATCCAGGATATTTCAGGCCCTGAAATGGGAGGCACTGTGTGTAAGATGTTGGTGCAGATCTGCTTTATGATAAATTTTAAACTGTATACCCACAATTTAACATCATGGATTATCTAAGGAAACTGCACTGATGCAGTGGTTAATGCTAAAATGTTGACATACTGTGCTCAGGAAGGCCAGTCCATCTTTGAGTACTGTGATATCCTCTGCTCCATATTCTGcaccaaacaaaaccaaaatggTTATACTTCTCAGTTCTAATATTACCGCAGTGTTGACCCTTGACCTACTGTCAGTAACCTGGACTTCAAACTCTTCATCATGCGAGATAACATTTGACACAGACATCCACCAACTCAAGAAACGTGTTTAAATTACAGAACATTTTACAATGTAAATCCCACAATTAAGACAAGGACATGGGCATGAAGTTAAGAGTACCTACCAATATTCTGTAAATAATGACAGTTGAGGTGTTTCACAGGTATTTCTCTAAAAGCAAGGACCATTTCcctgcagagaaaataaaatatggcAGAACCTTTCATAGCACAACAAAGCAGAACCTGAAATCtaccattatttatttttgtttcattagTGCAACTTGGTTACTGTTAAATTTGTAGAACTTGTCCTCTTCCTGCTTTCCTTTACTTTATCTTTACAACTACCACAGTGTGCAACAACTGTCCACACATAGAAGACATACAACTGAACCCCAACTCTACCACCATATATGGATTCCAAAAAATACTTACTTCACTTTAAGAAACCGGTGTCCAATGAAAGCTGCAAaggcagcaacaacagcagcaaccaACACTTTCTTCATGGCAGCCATGCTTGAGGAACTTTTAGAGTGCACTTACAAGGCTGCACCAAAGATGGAGCCAGAGTGCTCACCCAAGAAGCACCAATGTATATTTCTCAAATCAGAAGTGAATTCTTGAAACTACTTCTTCAATCCTCACTTCATCTAGACATTGATGCACATCATCAAAGCAACAAATTGCAATTATTTTGGCACACTGATGAAAATTATTATGTTCAATTATCTGCTGTTCCCTACATTAAATAAACTGCTTTTATCATGttgattaaaatgttttgaGTAGTTTTACCCTCAAAAGCATCTTAGTTTATTGTAAAAGTAACTACTGGCTGATCCAGTTGACATGATATGTCGAGCATATTTTTTCTGTGAGACTTTTTTGAATTGCCCTCAGGTCAATCTTGATTTTCACTAATGAAGGCAGATACGTGAAGCATTAGATCAAGCAGCTCTCTAAAATAGCTCACAGGTCAGGAGGTGCACAGAGAGTGAAAAGTCGTTCCCCATACAGCGCTGCGCCGCTGCATGTACAGTTCTGCCTACAGGGTGTTTCTTATGTTTACATTTCTAATTGTGTGCTATGGAGTAAAACAGTCTTGTCTTTTTGCAATCTGTATCACAATGACATGATCTGTCAATAAATTACAGTACGAACAATAAAGTCATAAATGTTAAATCACGTTCGGCCTCTTGAAATCAATCTCACACATCTGGTAATGATTAACTTTGTGATGTTGAAACTGATATATGCCACACAGAAGAGGTGCAGCCTTCTGCACTGGTACAGATTTTCTTGATTGCTATGACATGCTTAAAGAAATTGAGATCCACTTGatcttcatcacacacacacacacacacacacacacacacacaacacacatctcACAGAAAGACCCTGAACTCACCTGGATTAACTGggttaaacaaaaggaaaacttCTACTCAAAATAACTTGCACAATTGTAAATCCCTAATACACTTGTGTGAAACTCCTTTTCATAACTCTTCTATCAGCAACCAGTTCTTTTTCATCTGTAAAAGATGCCACCTCTGCAAAGCATAAGCATATACATACGCCTACAccaacaaatacatttaagcACATATATACCTGTAAGCATGCATACATAAACACGTGGctgcatacacacatgcactcccacacacacaattgTCTATCAGCTGTCAGATAAGGCCAATCTGTAAAAGTAAGTTTACAGACAAGATTTAAAGATGTGAACAGAGTCAACTGTTCTGATACTCATGGGGAGGCTGTTTCAAAGACAAGGAGCAAGAACTGAAAAGGCTCCATCACCTTTGTCTTTAACCTGGACTCTGGAACAGTTAGAAGACCCAGACTAGCAGGCCTGAGGGGCCTGTTTGTACGGTACGGTGTGAGAAGCTCATTTATATACTATGGTGCCAGATCATTGAGAGCCTTGTACATGATTCAAAGGTACTCAGGCCTACTGTAAGGATGATTTCAGAAATGTACCAAAGcaactgagaaaaactgtataTGTCACACTCAACAGGTGTTAGCACACCTTTGAATGAAATATTTGGTCGTAAAGGACAAAATACTAAAAGTAAGCAATGGATACAAATATATAACCACAGTCAATTAGGACGTCATGTACTATGTGAATACTGTGCTGTTTATACAGTGTGCCGCAGAAAAGCTAAACAGTGACATGACAGGGAGGAGGTTGGACAGACCTGAATTTCTTGTGGGTGATAAAACAACATACGAATTACGCAACAAAGATACATTTACAATCGTTCTATTAACCACCCAGATATATTCAGAGCTCTTTTGTGTGCAGTCACCTGTCTGCACAGTGTGttgaattgctgtttttgttgcacatttaataaaacacaagacaaaCTACAGTTGTAGCATGACACTCCTTTATTGCTTTATTTACACTTACGTTCATGGTAGCACTGTGATAAGCAATTACAACAAGTAAACACATTTGGTTACATACAATGCATCTGTTCACATCTGAATTTGATATGCTTGACTGAAAATGTGGTTATCCAGGTGCTTATTTCACAGTGGTTCAAGTTCACAGTGTGTCTGAAACCACTTTCAGGACTCATTGCTCTAAAATCAGGTAAACACAGTGCATCTGTctttctccagctcctcctagtGGATCTTCACACACCTTTATGTGGGTTTATCATCAGATCCTGTCTGGTACAACACGGTGAAGCATTTTCCCCTAAAATAAGAGCTGCAGTATCCATGTATATCTTCATTCAACTCATCACTGCCTTGTCTGAGTGAGAGCGTTGCAGAGAGGTAAATCATATGTTATAGAGTCATTGCCTAATTGAGATCACAGCACAGAGCTTTGTGGAACACAGTGCCAATGAGCAACTTCCCCCCATAGGGAGCTGCTACAGAGGAGCCAATGAGCACCTGGCCGTCGTCAGCGTACACCTGAGTCACCACTGGCTCATCAGAATGAATGTTCTGGATTTTGATGACCTGAAGGAAGAATTATAACAAGGTGAATACATGTCAGACAGATTGTTTGGGTGAGCAGAATATGGCAGATAGAGCAAAATGAACATTATATTTTGCCTGTTCTTGTAATGCTGTCAGGCCTCTCACAGTTTAGTAACTGGTACAAGTGAAAGGACAAACCTCTGATCCAGCTGGGCTCTTTGGGTTATACATTAAAAGTTTCCATGCATTAGGGTGACAGCCCAACCACAGGTCTCCAGTTTCAGGTTCCACTTCAATGTTGTCACAGAGTGAACCCACAGCCACAGACTGGTGAGGAGTCATAGACAAGGTTATGATTATACATTCATCTCGGTGTCCTGATTACCTGAAATGACAGTTCTAGCATGACCTGATTTTGTACTTGAATTGACTTACGTAACATCAGTTTCTTTGatatttaaagggacaattcaccctaaaatcaaaattacctgtagtgctattgatcaatctagattgttttggtgtgtgtttctCAGTATTTGAGATGTCGACCAAAGAGATAAGACAgattaagacatttaaaaacaattattaCACTTTTTACA encodes the following:
- the LOC117265303 gene encoding serum paraoxonase/arylesterase 2-like produces the protein MAAMKKVLVAAVVAAFAAFIGHRFLKVKEMVLAFREIPVKHLNCHYLQNIEYGAEDITVLKDGLAFLSTGLKYPGLPSFSDEPGKIYIMDLLHPKPTPVELQIKGELDFTDFNPHGISVYIDEADDSVYLFVVNHPQHKSQVEIFHFVEENTLVHLKTITHPLLHSVNDIVAVGVESFYATNDHSFTNEVLHFVTVLLGLHWCDVVYYSPKEVRVAASGILSGNGINISPDKRYIYVSDIINHEIKVYERQEGEQLVHLKSVAVGSLCDNIEVDHRTGDLWLGCHPNAVKISPYNPEDPPGSEVIRIKNIHSAQPVVTQEYADNGHVLQASSVAVPYEGKLLIGSVFHKALYCDLK